In Gammaproteobacteria bacterium, the DNA window ATCGCTACTTCATCGCCCGGTTTCAGCGCTCCGCGATAGAGTCGGGCAAAGACGTGGCGACGACCTTCCCACATCTGTACCTTGAAGGCCAGCGCCGTCAGCGGTCCATCAGTGGTCATTGCAATCCACTCCTCACCGCCATCCGGTCGATGGGCCAGACTGGGTGGGCGTTCGGTTGGGGTCGGCAATAGTCGCAGCACGCTATCCATGACCGGCTGCACCCCCTGATTGCGCAAAGCGCTACCGGCGAAGCAGGGAAACGCCTTGCCGGCCAAGGTCGCCAACCGCAGCGCCCCCCAAACCGCTTCCGGTTCCGGTTCCTGTTCGGTTAGCACCAATTCAGCCAAGGCTTCATCCATCTCCGCCGCCGCCAGTAACAGACTTTCCCGCCAGCGCCGCATTTGCTCCCAGGCGGCTTCATCGCAGGGCGTGATGTCCACCTGCTCTCCACGCTCGCCGGTGAAACGCCACCGTGTTTTATCGATCAGGTGGATGACCGTACCGTCATTATTCGGCGACGGTACGGTCACCGCGACCGGTTCCGCATCCAGACGTTCGCGCACCGTGGTTAGCGCCCGGTCAAAATCGGCGCCCGGCCGATCCAGTTTGTTGATGAAAAACAGCGCGGGTAACCCAAATCGGGCGCGTTGCCGCCAGACGGTTTCGGTTTGCGGTTCGACCCCGCGCACCCCATCCAGCACAATCACGCAGCCATCCAGGACGCGCATTGAGCGCTCGACCTCGATGGTGAAATCGACATGACCAGGGGTATCGATCAGTTGAATCAGATGCTCCCGCCAGGGCAGGCGGGTCACAGCGGCAGTAATGGTGATCCCATGCGCTTGTTCCTCGGCCAGGTAATCCATGTGGGCAGCCCCCTCATGGACCTCGCCGATTTTGTGGGAAACGCCGGCGTAATACAGCATGCGCTCGGTCAGGGTGGTCTTGCCGGCATCCACATGCGCGGCGATGCCGATATTGCGCACTCGCGCAAGGTCTAGAGCGTTGGACATGGGAATTCCCGTTTAAACAATGCGCCGGCATTCCAGATAAAACCGCTTCTCATCCGCTTCGCCCATCGAAAAGGTCTTTCTGGGCAGTGCGCCGTCGCGGATCACCGTGCGGAAAAAATCCGCCTTGGCCAAGGCTGGTAGATAGAAACCCAGGTTGCCGGGTTGCGCGCCCAACTGTTCCAGAGTGTTCTCACCGTGGATGTAGTCAATCCGGGCGTCAGGCCGATTTTCCAGATATTGATCGAGAACGGTTTGCAAACTGGCCACGGGCAAAGTGAGTCGTGGTCGCTCAATCATCAGAACGCCATGATGATCGTGGCTGGTGAAAGCCAGGGTATGGCAATCAGGCCGTTGCTCCATGGCTTGCCATGCCTGCCGGGCCGCTTCGCATGAGGGATAATCGATGACCGTCAGCGTCGAACCTTGTTTGGCGCAGAACGTCGCCATCGCTCCCAACAGGTGGTCTGGATTAATGTTAAACGCAACGCGATGAATCGCCTCAAACTCCAACCCCTCGTCATGCAGATTCACCAGTTCCACCAGCGCATGGCGGGCCGGATGATCCATGATGGCTGCCGGATCAGGCGCAGTGCGCTTGAGGTTTTCCCAGATCGTCTTGGCGGTGGCGAAGGAATGATTACCGTCGCCCATCGCGTACAGCATCACGGGTTCATCCACCACGCCATAGCGGTCATTGAATATCGCTGGATTCGCCAACCGCGCCAATTGCTCGACGACCCATTGAATCCCCATTGGATGATTCAGCCGCCCACCACGCACCCGACCGCTATCCAGCATCAACGGAACGTCATAGAGCATTTCCAGTGGTTCGGCGAACAACGGTTCAATAACGCTGCGTTCGGGATCGTCGATCAGCACCATGACATGCGGCAGTTCCAGCGGCGCATGTTCACGCACCCGCACGCGCGGCGGCAGACGCTCCAGAATGGTGCCCTCGGTAGGGCGAATCAGGGTCTTGGCGCCGGGAGTGAAGTCGTAATGCTCCAAATCCAAAGCGGCGATGAGTCCCCGGCGGGTCCGACCGTGCGCCGTCTCGCGTTCAATCCGCACCATTCCTGGCGCTTGGGGCTCTAACACGCCCTCAGCCAGATAGCGGCGCATGGTTTCGTGAATGGCAGCGATACGTTGCGTTTCGTCGGACGCGCCCAGATAAACCTCCGGCAGAATCAACCGTAAGGTCGAAGGCGCTTTGCCAACCAGCGCTTCGACTTGCGCCCAGTAATCCGGTTGCGAGGTGTATTGATCGCAGGCCACCACCGCCCACTCGGTGAGATCCACACCCGCACGGGGTAGCAGCAACCTGGGAACCTGGAGACCGATGGGTGTGAAATTCATGGATGGAGCCTCTTTAATCAACTCAATTGATATTCCAGGATCGATGTTCCAGCACCGGAAACTGCTGGCGAACGCTTTTCAGAAACGCCTGATCCAACTTGCCCAGCACTACGCCCGGTCCTCCGTATAACCGGTCGAGAATCAACCCCCAGGGATCGGCAATCAGACTGTCACCGAAGGTTTCACGGCCATTGCTATGCCGACCCCCCTGCGCCGAGGCGATGACATAGCACTGATTTTCAATGGCCCGCGCGCGCAGCAGGACTTCCCAATGAGCGGCGCCGGTTGCTGCGGTGAACGCAGCGGGTAAAGCCAAAATATCCATACCCTGCGCAGATAGGGCGCGAAATTGTTCGGGAAAACGTAAATCATAGCAGACCGCCAAACCCAGCCGGCCAAACGGCGTATCGGCAACCACATAGCGATCGCCTGGTTCAATCGTGGCTGATTCCGCATACCGCTCCGTGCTGTCGGGCACTTGCACATCGAACAGATGAACCTTGTCGTAACGGGCGACCTGACGACCTTGGTTATCGAACAGCAGGCAGGCGGCCTTGACCCGGTTTTCATCGCTCGTGCTGCGCAATGGAATCGTCCCGCCGACCAGCCAGAGGCGATGGCGAGCGGCCTGTTCCGCAAGAAAAGCCTGGATTGGTCCATCGCCTTCTGTTTCCCGCACCGCCAGCTTGTCGCTTTCCCGGCGACCCATCAGGGCAAAATTTTCCGGCAATACCGCCAACCGTGCGCCACGTTTGGCTGCTTCCGCCAGTAAATCGGCAGCCGCCGCCAGATTCGTAGAAACCTCTGCTTCGGAAATCATTTGAATAGCAGCCAGGATGGACATGGGCGATCACCTTGTTTCGTTGTCACTCGCGAACCCCTGCCGGGATGGGGAGGGCGGTGTTTCTATGGGTAACGGCTCCAGCACGGGATCGTCCCACGAGCCGGATAATCGGTACTGATAGCGGGTTGCCTGCTCAATACCTTTTTGCAACAATCGTTCAGCGACGAACATTGCCGCGCCAGCCACCGGTCCGCCCACAATCGCGCCCGCAATCGGTAGCGCACCGCCCAGTTGGGGCGTGACCGTGATCTGTTGATCATAATCCCGATTTTTCAAATCCACCCGGCCCTGAATTTTTATCCGCGCCGCTGGTGCTTCAATGTTCAGGTTATCGGTATGCGCCTGCCCTTGTTCGAAAGTAAATTCGCCACTGATCCGGTCGAAACTGGTGCCTGGCTGAAATAGATCGCTGAAGTCCAGGTTCAGGCGGCGATTGAGATTCTGGACGCTGAACAAACCAATCATGCGGCCCAGCCCAGGGTTGATTTCCAACAGTTGGCCAGGACCGACCTCGAAATTCAGCGTACCGGAAATCCGATCCAGCGCAAAATCCGGCAACGCCGCCGCCCATTCGGCGTCTAGTTGCGCCTGAGTTGGACCACGGGCGATACCGGATTCTGGGTAGCCAAATACCGCCAGACTTTCACCTAACGCCGGACTGCGCAGCGCGGCCTTGATCCGGGATGCCTGGTGACCATCGTTCCACCACCATGCGCCATCGGCGTCAATCTGCTGCTGTTCGGAATGCAATTCAATTCCCGATAACTGGATGCCATCAGGACGTGGTATGGCCGCCAGCCGCAACCGCCCCAGATGCTGATCGTCCATCTGTAAATCGGCGACCGTCAACGCCAGTGGCGGCAGTTGGCAGGGGTTTATGGTGGATTTCCGTCTGCCCTGCGAGGAGGCGCCATCCGTAGCGCGTTGGATCTGCAAGCGTTGTAACGCGACATTGATGGGGCGCGCTGGAGTGGGCTGATCCGGCAAGGTCGCCTGCCCGGACAAAGTCGCACTGTTGAGTTCAATCTGCAATTCCCTGGAAGAACGGCGGGCATGGATCGTCATTTCCCTGAAAGACTGATCGGCGACCATGAATGCATCAATTTGCGCATCCAGACTGCGCACCAGCGCTAATGCATTGGGTGTAGATTCCTGAGCGCTTAGCCGTTCGC includes these proteins:
- a CDS encoding DUF1015 domain-containing protein: MNFTPIGLQVPRLLLPRAGVDLTEWAVVACDQYTSQPDYWAQVEALVGKAPSTLRLILPEVYLGASDETQRIAAIHETMRRYLAEGVLEPQAPGMVRIERETAHGRTRRGLIAALDLEHYDFTPGAKTLIRPTEGTILERLPPRVRVREHAPLELPHVMVLIDDPERSVIEPLFAEPLEMLYDVPLMLDSGRVRGGRLNHPMGIQWVVEQLARLANPAIFNDRYGVVDEPVMLYAMGDGNHSFATAKTIWENLKRTAPDPAAIMDHPARHALVELVNLHDEGLEFEAIHRVAFNINPDHLLGAMATFCAKQGSTLTVIDYPSCEAARQAWQAMEQRPDCHTLAFTSHDHHGVLMIERPRLTLPVASLQTVLDQYLENRPDARIDYIHGENTLEQLGAQPGNLGFYLPALAKADFFRTVIRDGALPRKTFSMGEADEKRFYLECRRIV
- a CDS encoding carbon-nitrogen hydrolase family protein, whose protein sequence is MSILAAIQMISEAEVSTNLAAAADLLAEAAKRGARLAVLPENFALMGRRESDKLAVRETEGDGPIQAFLAEQAARHRLWLVGGTIPLRSTSDENRVKAACLLFDNQGRQVARYDKVHLFDVQVPDSTERYAESATIEPGDRYVVADTPFGRLGLAVCYDLRFPEQFRALSAQGMDILALPAAFTAATGAAHWEVLLRARAIENQCYVIASAQGGRHSNGRETFGDSLIADPWGLILDRLYGGPGVVLGKLDQAFLKSVRQQFPVLEHRSWNIN